The Marinilongibacter aquaticus genome has a window encoding:
- the serA gene encoding phosphoglycerate dehydrogenase has product MSDTTAKRKYIIDFDSTFTQVEGLDELANIALKGQPNQEAIVAEIRKLTDMGMAGEIGFAESLNKRLALLQANKSHIEELVDFLKGKISKSFARNGIFFELCGEDVIILSSGFKDFIVPVATSLGVKEENIFANTFVYDKEGNITGADQENPLAGNGGKVKLVQSLNLDAEIHVIGDGFTDYEIKSSGLASFFYAFIENVERPKVMEVADHVVRSLDEFLWLNHLPRSQSYPKSRIKILLLENVHPAAVKAFKEEGFNVEFHKGAMTEDELTEAIKGVSIVGIRSKTNLTAKVLEHADKLIAVGAFCIGTNQIDLKTCTEKGIAVFNAPYSNTRSVVELAIGEMIMLIRKIPSNSERMHRGIWNKSAKNSFEIRGKKLGIIGYGHIGVQLSVVAEAMGMEVYFYDMTDKMPIGNAIKCRSMEEVFAVADVISLHIDGRGTNNNLIGEKEFAQMKDGVIFLNLARGLVVEIPALVNALKSGKVSGAGVDVFPEEPKTNDDPFHSELMGLENVILSPHVGGSTEEAQEMIGHYVPERLLEYMNNGSTTGSVNFPEVQLPVLQNCHRLLHIHKNVPGIMAKINTIFAKHNINVMGQYLKTNEKIGYVIVDVEISYTPEFLEELREIPETIKFRKLF; this is encoded by the coding sequence GTGAGCGATACAACAGCGAAAAGAAAGTACATTATCGATTTCGACAGCACCTTCACGCAAGTGGAAGGATTAGACGAACTGGCGAACATTGCTTTAAAAGGACAGCCGAATCAAGAAGCGATTGTAGCGGAAATAAGAAAACTGACCGACATGGGCATGGCCGGAGAAATTGGCTTCGCCGAATCTCTGAACAAACGTTTGGCTCTATTGCAAGCCAACAAATCGCACATCGAGGAATTGGTGGATTTTTTAAAGGGTAAAATCTCCAAATCCTTTGCACGCAACGGTATTTTCTTCGAACTCTGTGGCGAAGACGTCATCATACTTTCCAGTGGCTTCAAAGACTTTATCGTACCCGTAGCCACAAGTCTAGGGGTGAAAGAAGAAAACATTTTCGCCAATACTTTTGTCTACGACAAAGAAGGAAATATCACTGGAGCCGACCAAGAAAACCCTTTGGCTGGAAACGGAGGCAAGGTGAAACTTGTACAATCGTTGAATCTCGACGCAGAAATCCATGTAATAGGTGACGGCTTTACCGATTACGAAATCAAATCGAGCGGACTCGCTTCGTTTTTCTACGCCTTTATTGAGAACGTGGAAAGGCCGAAAGTAATGGAGGTGGCAGACCACGTTGTCCGTAGCCTCGACGAGTTTTTGTGGTTAAATCATTTGCCCAGAAGCCAGTCTTATCCAAAATCGAGAATAAAAATACTTCTGCTCGAAAATGTTCACCCGGCGGCAGTAAAAGCTTTCAAAGAAGAAGGCTTTAATGTGGAGTTCCACAAAGGAGCTATGACGGAAGACGAATTAACCGAGGCCATCAAAGGTGTTTCGATTGTGGGTATCCGTTCGAAAACAAATTTGACAGCCAAGGTTTTAGAACATGCCGACAAGCTTATTGCTGTGGGTGCATTTTGTATTGGCACCAACCAAATTGACCTGAAAACCTGTACAGAGAAAGGCATTGCGGTATTCAATGCTCCTTACAGCAACACCCGTTCTGTGGTAGAATTGGCCATTGGAGAGATGATTATGTTGATTCGTAAGATACCTTCCAACAGCGAACGCATGCACCGTGGAATTTGGAATAAATCGGCCAAGAATAGCTTCGAAATACGCGGAAAGAAATTGGGTATCATCGGATACGGTCACATTGGCGTACAGCTTTCTGTAGTAGCCGAAGCCATGGGCATGGAAGTGTATTTCTACGACATGACCGACAAAATGCCTATCGGGAATGCCATTAAATGCCGCAGCATGGAAGAGGTTTTTGCAGTAGCCGATGTTATTTCACTACATATTGATGGACGAGGAACGAACAATAACCTGATTGGTGAAAAGGAATTTGCCCAAATGAAAGACGGGGTTATTTTCTTGAATCTCGCACGCGGTTTGGTGGTTGAAATTCCAGCTTTGGTGAACGCCTTGAAATCGGGTAAAGTTTCGGGAGCTGGCGTGGATGTATTCCCCGAAGAACCCAAAACAAACGACGACCCTTTCCACAGCGAGTTGATGGGTTTGGAAAACGTAATCCTCTCTCCGCATGTAGGTGGAAGTACAGAAGAAGCCCAGGAAATGATTGGCCATTATGTGCCTGAAAGACTTTTGGAATACATGAACAATGGCAGCACCACGGGTAGTGTCAATTTCCCAGAAGTGCAGTTGCCTGTACTTCAAAACTGTCACCGTCTTTTGCACATACACAAAAACGTGCCGGGTATTATGGCGAAAATCAACACCATTTTTGCCAAGCACAATATCAATGTGATGGGCCAATACTTAAAAACAAACGAGAAAATTGGCTACGTGATAGTCGATGTAGAAATCTCTTATACACCCGAATTTTTGGAAGAATTGAGGGAAATCCCTGAAACGATCAAATTCAGGAAACTCTTTTAA
- the yidD gene encoding membrane protein insertion efficiency factor YidD, with amino-acid sequence MRHIAVFFVRLYQAAISPWFPPSCRFTPTCSEYSIQAFQKHGFFKGLWLTVNRLRKCHPWGGSGYDPVP; translated from the coding sequence ATGCGTCATATTGCAGTTTTCTTCGTGCGACTTTACCAAGCGGCCATATCCCCTTGGTTTCCCCCTTCCTGCCGTTTTACACCGACTTGCTCGGAATATTCCATTCAGGCTTTTCAAAAACACGGCTTCTTTAAAGGCCTTTGGCTCACCGTCAATCGACTCAGAAAATGCCACCCTTGGGGAGGCAGCGGCTACGACCCCGTTCCGTAA